One part of the Anopheles coustani chromosome 2, idAnoCousDA_361_x.2, whole genome shotgun sequence genome encodes these proteins:
- the LOC131264178 gene encoding putative odorant receptor 83c — MATVESYLYFVSSIYTITKYSNDHQHLMKILITLGSAVQTDWYAAYFFLLILFFQLTLYFLIGHYVELKVDEMYDTINSVPWYKLPVSNQKEFVFLLSRQQCPLTLMIYGFAPLNFTTYMTVLRGLYQFFVLIMQYVS, encoded by the exons ATGGCCACTGTAGAAAGCTATC TGTACTTCGTGAGTAGCATCTACACAATTACCAAGTATTCAAACGATCATCAGCACCTGATGAAAATTCTCATTACCCTGGGATCGGCAGTGCAG aCCGATTGGTATGCTGCGTATTTTTTCCtgctcattttattttttcaacttaCCTTATACTTCTTAATCGGACACTATGTAGAGCTGAAG GTGGATGAAATGTACGACACCATCAACTCAGTGCCATGGTACAAGCTCCCGGTTAGCAATCAGAAAGAGTTTGTCTTTCTTCTCAGCCGCCAACAATGTCCACTAACTCTGATGATTTATGGATTCGCACCGCTGAACTTTACGACTTACATGACT gTTCTACGAGGgctgtatcagtttttcgttcttattaTGCAGTACGTCAGTTAA